A genomic segment from Pseudomonas sessilinigenes encodes:
- the pqqD gene encoding pyrroloquinoline quinone biosynthesis peptide chaperone PqqD, whose protein sequence is MSFDRSKTPRWRPGYRFQYEPAQKGHVLLYPEGMIKLNDSAALIGGLIDGERDVAAIIGELQVQFPGVAELGDDIEQFMEVARAQHWIELG, encoded by the coding sequence ATGAGTTTCGATCGCAGCAAAACCCCACGCTGGCGCCCCGGCTACCGCTTCCAGTACGAGCCGGCGCAAAAGGGCCATGTCCTGCTGTACCCCGAGGGCATGATCAAGCTCAACGACAGCGCCGCCCTGATCGGCGGCTTGATCGATGGCGAGCGCGACGTGGCAGCGATCATCGGCGAACTGCAGGTGCAGTTCCCCGGGGTCGCCGAGCTCGGTGACGATATCGAGCAATTCATGGAGGTCGCCCGTGCCCAGCACTGGATCGAACTCGGCTGA